A window from Alkalicoccobacillus plakortidis encodes these proteins:
- a CDS encoding competence protein ComK, whose amino-acid sequence MLKDMQQSIRHVDDYAINEQTLFIQPYRDIEYSTKVMEPNTTYLVKQTPLQLVQSACLANGSSYDGRRLYSLYSLGIKSKPPIMISEGLAIIAAPTLSPSNPNCEWFFSRHVVSCIAEKQEGKVGTQIMFRDRTSIFLDISHSQFLNALDKAHRCQAFLQNFDY is encoded by the coding sequence ATGCTAAAAGATATGCAGCAGAGTATTCGCCATGTAGATGATTACGCCATTAATGAACAGACCTTATTTATACAACCATATCGTGATATTGAATACTCAACCAAAGTAATGGAACCCAATACAACCTACCTAGTAAAACAAACACCGCTTCAACTAGTACAGTCGGCATGTCTAGCAAATGGTTCGAGCTATGATGGAAGAAGATTGTATAGTCTCTATAGTCTTGGAATAAAATCCAAACCACCTATCATGATTAGCGAGGGATTAGCTATTATTGCCGCTCCTACTCTTTCTCCATCCAATCCTAATTGTGAGTGGTTTTTCTCAAGACATGTTGTATCCTGCATAGCCGAGAAACAAGAAGGTAAAGTTGGTACACAAATCATGTTTAGAGATCGCACCTCTATTTTTCTAGATATATCACATAGTCAATTTCTAAATGCTCTCGACAAAGCGCATAGGTGTCAAGCATTCCTGCAGAACTTTGACTACTAA